A region from the Curtobacterium sp. MCBA15_012 genome encodes:
- a CDS encoding NTP transferase domain-containing protein, producing MTTQIVILAAGMGSRLGRSLPKPLTELSDGRTIMQQQFDNIRAAFGSSARVTIVVGYKSEYIVEAFPEANFVYNESYDSTNTSKSLLRALKATGKGGVLWMNGDVVFDPRALVRAADMMDQDRSFVSVNTEKVSDEEVKYTVGAEGFIDKLSKRVVGGLGEAVGINYVSSHDKQALIRQLGRVDDQEYFEGGIEAAIAEDGLRWSPVDISDLYAVEIDFAEDLERANNLFA from the coding sequence ATGACCACGCAGATCGTGATCCTCGCAGCGGGGATGGGCAGCCGGCTCGGCCGCAGCCTGCCGAAGCCGCTGACCGAACTGAGCGACGGCCGCACCATCATGCAGCAGCAGTTCGACAACATCCGCGCCGCGTTCGGCTCGAGCGCACGCGTGACGATCGTCGTCGGCTACAAGTCGGAGTACATCGTCGAGGCCTTCCCCGAGGCGAACTTCGTCTACAACGAGTCCTACGACTCCACGAACACCTCGAAGAGCCTGCTCCGTGCGCTGAAGGCGACCGGCAAGGGCGGCGTCCTCTGGATGAACGGTGACGTCGTGTTCGACCCGCGGGCACTCGTCCGTGCGGCGGACATGATGGACCAGGACCGCTCCTTCGTCAGCGTCAACACCGAGAAGGTCTCCGACGAGGAGGTCAAGTACACGGTGGGCGCCGAGGGCTTCATCGACAAGCTGTCGAAGCGCGTCGTCGGTGGTCTCGGCGAGGCCGTGGGCATCAACTACGTCTCGTCCCACGACAAGCAGGCGCTCATCCGCCAGCTCGGTCGCGTCGACGACCAGGAGTACTTCGAGGGTGGCATCGAGGCAGCCATCGCCGAGGACGGGCTACGCTGGTCGCCCGTCGACATCTCCGACCTGTACGCGGTCGAGATCGACTTCGCCGAGGACCTCGAGCGCGCGAACAACCTGTTCGCCTGA
- the rph gene encoding ribonuclease PH, whose amino-acid sequence MTDTTTTRIDGRSTTDHRPVTIERGWSAQAEGSALISFGNTKVLCTASFTNGVPRWLAGKGTGWVTAEYSMLPRSTNERMQRESIKGKVGGRTHEISRLIGRSLRAVVDTKALGENTLVIDCDVLQADGGTRTASITGAYVALVDAIEWGRGKGFIAKKATPLTDSVQAISVGIVKGVPMLDLAYTEDSAADTDMNIVTTGSGKFIEVQGTAEHAPFDRAELDTLLDLGLAGNASLAAIQRGVLGVAS is encoded by the coding sequence ATGACCGACACGACCACGACCCGCATCGACGGCCGCAGCACCACCGACCACCGCCCCGTCACGATCGAGCGGGGGTGGAGCGCACAGGCCGAGGGCAGTGCGCTCATCTCGTTCGGGAACACCAAGGTGCTCTGCACCGCGAGCTTCACGAACGGCGTGCCGCGCTGGCTCGCCGGCAAGGGGACCGGCTGGGTGACCGCCGAGTACTCGATGCTGCCGCGCTCGACCAACGAGCGGATGCAGCGTGAGTCGATCAAGGGCAAGGTCGGCGGCCGGACGCACGAGATCTCCCGCCTGATCGGCCGCTCGCTGCGCGCGGTCGTGGACACGAAGGCCCTCGGCGAGAACACCCTCGTCATCGACTGCGACGTGCTGCAGGCCGACGGCGGCACCCGGACCGCGTCGATCACCGGCGCGTACGTGGCCCTGGTCGACGCGATCGAGTGGGGCCGGGGCAAGGGCTTCATCGCGAAGAAGGCCACGCCGCTCACCGACAGCGTGCAGGCGATCTCGGTCGGCATCGTCAAGGGCGTGCCGATGCTCGACCTCGCGTACACCGAGGACTCGGCCGCCGACACCGACATGAACATCGTCACGACGGGCTCGGGCAAGTTCATCGAGGTGCAGGGGACGGCCGAGCACGCGCCGTTCGACCGCGCCGAGCTCGACACGCTGCTCGACCTCGGGCTGGCGGGCAACGCCTCGCTCGCGGCGATCCAGCGCGGGGTGCTCGGGGTGGCCTCGTGA
- a CDS encoding ABC transporter ATP-binding protein — MTATDSSTRTSTTAPVISVRDAGIRFKRNRRASRNFKDLFAGRSRRKRADEFWALRNVSFDVRPGEAIGVVGRNGQGKSTLLKLVAQVMLPDEGRVQVRAGVAPLIEITGGFVGDLSVRDNVYLTAGLHGMTRAEIRDAFDEIIEFAEIGDFVDTPYKHLSSGMKVRIAFAVISRLDEPVILVDEVLAVGDKAFREKCYKRIEELLAGGRTLFFVSHSDKDLRRFCDRGLYLDKGRLQLDDTIEAALARYASDYGN, encoded by the coding sequence ATGACCGCAACGGACAGCAGCACCCGAACGAGCACGACCGCGCCCGTCATCTCGGTGCGCGACGCCGGCATCCGGTTCAAGCGCAACCGCCGGGCGAGCCGGAACTTCAAGGACCTGTTCGCCGGGCGATCGCGTCGCAAGCGGGCCGACGAGTTCTGGGCGCTGCGGAACGTCTCGTTCGACGTGCGCCCCGGCGAGGCGATCGGGGTCGTCGGCCGCAACGGCCAGGGCAAGTCGACCCTCCTCAAGCTCGTCGCGCAGGTGATGCTCCCCGACGAGGGACGCGTGCAGGTCCGCGCCGGTGTGGCCCCGCTCATCGAGATCACGGGCGGCTTCGTCGGGGACCTCTCGGTGCGCGACAACGTCTACCTCACGGCGGGCCTGCACGGGATGACGCGGGCCGAGATCCGCGACGCCTTCGACGAGATCATCGAGTTCGCCGAGATCGGCGACTTCGTGGACACCCCGTACAAGCACCTGTCGAGCGGCATGAAGGTGCGGATCGCCTTCGCGGTGATCTCCCGGCTCGACGAGCCCGTCATCCTGGTGGACGAGGTGCTCGCGGTCGGCGACAAGGCGTTCCGCGAGAAGTGCTACAAGCGCATCGAGGAGCTGCTCGCCGGCGGACGGACGCTCTTCTTCGTCTCGCACAGCGACAAGGACCTCCGGCGGTTCTGCGACCGCGGCCTGTACCTCGACAAGGGTCGTCTGCAGCTCGACGACACCATCGAGGCCGCCCTCGCCCGCTACGCATCCGACTACGGGAACTGA
- a CDS encoding ABC transporter ATP-binding protein, with the protein MAAADDDDVYVTSDAAWLTEADDPETDGADDDLGDGDARDAPDGDAMTDGATVTVAGPSAGRDGSDVPAPAAGAGATVAATATKPGKAKQPRGRASRPTQTAAADATSDGAAATATGASEASGASQASGASQVSGASQAAGAGKKKRAPKRQPAARETPAAQAPQLQPVVLRASGLVKRYGQTVAADEVDLEIRQGSIFGVVGPNGAGKTTTLSMVTGLLRPDAGTVSVLDHDVWSDPVAAKRDLGVLPDRLRLFDRLTGAQLLHYSATLRGLDGATARKRSDDLAVAFGLGEALGRQVADYSVGMAKKIALAATLIHSPRVLVLDEPFESVDPVSAATITDILRRYTRGGGTVVLSSHSMELVQRTCDSVAIIVGGKVLASGTMAQVRGRKSLEDKFVELAGGRVVAESMEWLHSFSD; encoded by the coding sequence GTGGCCGCAGCTGATGACGACGACGTGTACGTGACGTCCGATGCCGCCTGGCTGACCGAGGCGGACGATCCGGAGACGGACGGCGCCGACGACGACTTGGGGGACGGGGATGCACGAGACGCTCCCGATGGTGACGCGATGACCGACGGTGCGACGGTGACCGTCGCAGGACCGTCGGCGGGCCGCGACGGGTCCGACGTCCCCGCACCGGCAGCCGGCGCGGGTGCGACGGTTGCAGCGACCGCGACGAAGCCGGGCAAGGCGAAGCAGCCCCGGGGCCGCGCCTCCCGGCCCACGCAGACCGCCGCCGCTGACGCCACGTCCGACGGCGCCGCTGCGACCGCCACGGGTGCGAGCGAGGCGTCGGGTGCGAGCCAGGCGTCGGGTGCGAGCCAGGTTTCCGGTGCGAGCCAGGCAGCGGGCGCGGGCAAGAAGAAGCGCGCCCCGAAGCGCCAGCCGGCCGCCCGAGAGACCCCCGCGGCCCAGGCGCCCCAGCTGCAGCCCGTCGTGCTGCGCGCCAGCGGTCTCGTGAAGCGGTACGGCCAGACCGTCGCCGCTGACGAGGTCGACCTCGAGATCCGACAGGGCTCGATCTTCGGCGTCGTCGGCCCCAACGGTGCCGGCAAGACGACGACCCTCTCGATGGTGACGGGACTGCTGCGTCCCGACGCCGGGACCGTCTCGGTGCTCGACCACGACGTGTGGTCGGACCCGGTCGCCGCCAAGCGCGACCTCGGGGTCCTGCCGGACCGACTGCGGCTGTTCGACCGCCTGACCGGCGCGCAGCTGCTGCACTACTCGGCGACCCTCCGGGGCCTCGACGGCGCGACCGCCCGGAAGCGCAGCGACGACCTCGCCGTCGCCTTCGGTCTGGGTGAGGCACTCGGGCGCCAGGTCGCCGACTACTCGGTCGGCATGGCGAAGAAGATCGCCCTCGCCGCCACGCTCATCCACTCGCCGCGGGTGCTCGTCCTCGACGAGCCCTTCGAGTCGGTCGACCCCGTGAGCGCGGCGACCATCACCGACATCCTGCGCCGGTACACCCGGGGCGGCGGCACGGTGGTGCTCTCCAGCCACTCCATGGAACTGGTCCAGCGCACGTGCGACTCCGTGGCCATCATCGTCGGCGGCAAGGTCCTCGCCTCCGGCACGATGGCGCAGGTCCGAGGTCGCAAGAGCCTCGAGGACAAGTTCGTCGAACTCGCGGGCGGCCGCGTCGTGGCAGAGAGCATGGAATGGTTGCACAGCTTCTCCGACTGA
- a CDS encoding nicotinate phosphoribosyltransferase, whose product MTSALLTDQYELTMVDAALKDGTADRRCVFEVFTRRLPDGRRYGVAAGLGRFLTSLTEFRFGDEEIGFLRDRGVIDEGTAAWLADYRFSGSIRAYREGEVFFPNSPVLQIEGTFAESVVLETLALSVFNADSAIASAAARMVSAADGRPLAEMGSRRTGEWNAVAAARAAYIAGFGATSNLEAGRTWGIPTMGTAAHAFTLLHDSEEAAFRSQLDALGTGTTLLVDTYDIEAAVATAVRLTDGRLGAVRIDSGDLPSVVASVRAQLDRLGAPATKITVTNDLDEYTIAALRAAPVDSYGVGTSVVSGSGHPAAGMVFKLVAHETPDGEGWVPVAKKSADKASTGGRKEAGRRLRNGVATAEVVLTTGQVGPDERPLLVPVVDHGEVDPAFTGVAGVEAARAHHKRAKAELPADASRIGRGDPAIPTLVI is encoded by the coding sequence GTGACCAGCGCGCTCCTCACGGACCAGTACGAACTCACCATGGTGGACGCCGCCCTGAAGGACGGCACGGCCGACCGTCGGTGCGTCTTCGAGGTCTTCACCCGCCGCCTCCCCGACGGTCGTCGCTACGGCGTCGCCGCGGGCCTCGGACGGTTCCTCACCTCGCTCACCGAGTTCCGGTTCGGCGACGAGGAGATCGGCTTCCTCCGCGACCGGGGCGTGATCGACGAGGGCACAGCAGCGTGGCTCGCCGACTACCGGTTCAGCGGCAGCATCCGCGCGTACCGCGAGGGCGAGGTCTTCTTCCCGAACTCGCCGGTCCTGCAGATCGAGGGCACCTTCGCCGAGTCGGTCGTCCTCGAGACGCTCGCGCTCAGCGTGTTCAACGCCGACTCGGCGATCGCGTCGGCGGCGGCACGCATGGTCTCAGCCGCCGACGGGCGCCCGCTCGCGGAGATGGGCTCACGCCGCACCGGCGAGTGGAACGCGGTCGCCGCCGCCCGGGCCGCGTACATCGCCGGCTTCGGCGCGACGAGCAACCTCGAGGCCGGTCGCACCTGGGGCATCCCCACGATGGGCACCGCCGCGCACGCCTTCACGCTCCTCCACGACTCGGAGGAGGCCGCCTTCCGCTCCCAGCTCGACGCCCTCGGGACCGGCACGACGCTGCTCGTCGACACCTACGACATCGAGGCCGCCGTGGCGACCGCAGTCCGGCTCACCGACGGTCGGCTCGGTGCCGTCCGCATCGACAGCGGCGACCTGCCCTCGGTCGTCGCATCGGTGCGCGCGCAGCTCGACCGCCTCGGCGCCCCCGCGACCAAGATCACGGTGACGAACGACCTCGACGAGTACACGATCGCCGCCCTCCGAGCCGCCCCCGTGGACTCCTACGGCGTCGGGACGAGCGTCGTCTCGGGCTCGGGCCACCCCGCGGCCGGCATGGTCTTCAAGCTCGTCGCCCACGAGACGCCCGACGGCGAGGGCTGGGTCCCGGTCGCCAAGAAGTCCGCGGACAAGGCGTCCACCGGTGGTCGCAAGGAAGCCGGTCGCCGACTCCGCAACGGCGTCGCGACCGCGGAGGTCGTCCTCACCACCGGGCAGGTCGGCCCCGACGAGCGCCCCCTGCTCGTCCCGGTCGTCGACCACGGCGAGGTCGACCCGGCCTTCACCGGCGTCGCGGGCGTCGAGGCAGCACGAGCGCACCACAAGCGAGCCAAAGCGGAGCTGCCGGCCGACGCATCACGCATCGGCCGCGGTGACCCGGCGATCCCGACCCTGGTGATCTGA
- a CDS encoding CDP-glycerol glycerophosphotransferase family protein, with the protein MPIIRDAQTAVRLARRLLRSRQSRRDLARRLPGHPPLAPGSVEVAVYFADAPVNMYQIRQWYAPLAELAAEHPVAIVSRNPGTMLALLDEAPVPVVYARQVVDLERFVDEQAPKIVLYVNQNARNFQMMRYGRMWHVFVNHGESDKMYMTTNQFKAYDYALIAGDAARDRLSDALWDYDLDARTIAIGRPQADHFAGAVPYPEDDRIVVLYAPTWEGDRPAAAYGSIASHGVTLAERLLASPRHRLVYRPHPRRGVLDPAYRAAHERIVAAIAAANAADPSAQHVHDDGPELGWQLADADVAITDISAMIYDRLAVGKPLIVTRPVAGEADVDERGYLADANWLTAADAVDVVARVDAAAHDDAELAKLRHWVDRYFGDTTPGAATARLHAAIDRLVARWHEVAAERGER; encoded by the coding sequence ATGCCGATCATCCGCGACGCCCAGACCGCCGTGCGGCTGGCCCGACGTCTGCTGCGCTCGAGGCAGAGTCGCCGTGACCTGGCCCGACGTCTCCCCGGGCACCCGCCGCTCGCCCCCGGTTCGGTCGAGGTGGCGGTGTACTTCGCGGACGCGCCGGTGAACATGTACCAGATACGGCAGTGGTACGCCCCGCTCGCCGAACTCGCGGCCGAGCACCCCGTCGCGATCGTCTCCCGGAACCCGGGCACCATGCTCGCGCTGCTCGACGAGGCACCGGTGCCCGTGGTCTACGCCCGCCAGGTCGTCGACCTCGAGCGGTTCGTCGACGAGCAGGCGCCGAAGATCGTGCTGTACGTCAACCAGAACGCCCGCAACTTCCAGATGATGCGGTACGGGCGCATGTGGCACGTCTTCGTCAACCACGGCGAGAGCGACAAGATGTACATGACCACGAACCAGTTCAAGGCCTACGACTACGCGCTCATCGCCGGCGACGCAGCCCGCGACCGGCTCTCCGACGCGCTGTGGGACTACGACCTCGACGCGCGCACGATCGCGATCGGACGGCCCCAGGCCGACCACTTCGCCGGAGCGGTTCCCTACCCGGAGGACGACCGCATCGTCGTCCTGTACGCGCCGACCTGGGAGGGGGACCGCCCGGCTGCGGCCTACGGGTCGATCGCATCCCACGGCGTCACCCTCGCCGAACGCCTGCTCGCCTCGCCGCGTCACCGACTCGTCTACCGTCCCCACCCGCGCCGCGGGGTGCTCGACCCGGCCTACCGGGCAGCACACGAGCGCATCGTCGCCGCGATCGCCGCGGCCAACGCCGCGGACCCGTCCGCGCAGCACGTGCACGACGACGGTCCGGAGCTCGGCTGGCAGCTCGCCGACGCCGACGTCGCCATCACCGACATCAGCGCGATGATCTACGACCGGCTCGCCGTGGGCAAGCCGCTGATCGTCACGCGGCCGGTGGCCGGCGAGGCCGACGTCGACGAGCGTGGGTACCTGGCCGACGCGAACTGGTTGACCGCCGCCGACGCCGTGGACGTCGTCGCACGGGTGGATGCCGCGGCCCACGACGACGCCGAGCTCGCGAAGCTCCGACACTGGGTCGACCGCTACTTCGGGGACACCACCCCGGGCGCTGCCACCGCGCGGCTGCACGCTGCGATCGACCGACTGGTGGCGCGGTGGCACGAGGTGGCGGCGGAGCGCGGCGAGCGCTGA
- a CDS encoding DUF3039 domain-containing protein, protein MSMTEPGGGLDVMDRELEKLLEEEAIEPGDHERFSHYVKKDKILQSALSGKPVKALCGKKWVPGRDPEKFPVCPDCKAIYEKMKAE, encoded by the coding sequence ATGAGCATGACCGAACCTGGCGGCGGCCTCGACGTGATGGACCGCGAGCTCGAGAAGCTCCTCGAGGAAGAAGCGATCGAGCCCGGCGACCACGAGCGCTTCTCGCACTACGTGAAGAAGGACAAGATCCTGCAGTCCGCGCTGTCGGGCAAGCCCGTCAAGGCGCTCTGCGGCAAGAAGTGGGTGCCGGGTCGCGACCCCGAGAAGTTCCCGGTGTGCCCGGACTGCAAGGCCATCTACGAGAAGATGAAGGCCGAGTAG
- a CDS encoding glycosyltransferase family 2 protein, with product MSGSTLRRHAVSHRERPRIAVVVLTQGTRPDDLRRGIESVLAQRDVDLDVVCVGNGWEPTGLPEGVRALALPENLGIPAGRNAGAEVVDGDHVFFLDDDASVPSETFLRDAVALFERDPSLGLVQPRVVDPAGAANPRRWVPRIRKGDPAASSPVFSVWEGAVVLPMDVYRAVGGWGAEYFYAHEGIELAWRVWDAGRRAWYAGELVAHHPAIDPARHAEYYRLNARNRVWLARRNLPRLLQPVYVASWAAIQVARWWRHPARLRTWFAGVREGWAHDCGPARRMGWLTVGRMTLAGRPPVV from the coding sequence GTGAGCGGCAGTACCCTCCGCCGGCACGCCGTATCCCATCGGGAGCGGCCACGGATCGCGGTCGTCGTCCTGACGCAGGGCACTCGGCCCGACGACCTCCGCCGCGGCATCGAGAGCGTGCTCGCCCAGCGCGACGTCGACCTCGACGTGGTGTGCGTCGGCAACGGGTGGGAGCCGACAGGTCTGCCCGAGGGAGTCCGGGCACTCGCGCTGCCCGAGAACCTCGGGATCCCAGCCGGTCGCAACGCCGGCGCGGAGGTCGTCGACGGCGACCACGTGTTCTTCCTGGACGACGACGCGTCCGTGCCGTCCGAGACCTTCCTGCGGGACGCCGTCGCGCTGTTCGAGCGGGACCCGTCGCTCGGCCTCGTGCAGCCCCGGGTCGTGGACCCGGCCGGCGCAGCGAACCCCCGTCGCTGGGTGCCGCGGATCCGGAAGGGCGACCCGGCTGCGTCGTCGCCGGTGTTCTCGGTGTGGGAGGGGGCCGTCGTCCTGCCGATGGACGTCTACCGCGCCGTCGGCGGCTGGGGAGCCGAGTACTTCTACGCCCACGAGGGCATCGAGCTCGCCTGGCGTGTGTGGGACGCCGGACGGCGGGCCTGGTACGCGGGGGAGCTCGTGGCGCACCACCCGGCGATCGACCCGGCGCGGCACGCCGAGTACTACCGGCTGAACGCCCGGAACCGGGTCTGGCTGGCACGGCGGAACCTGCCCCGGCTGCTGCAGCCCGTGTACGTGGCGTCCTGGGCAGCGATCCAGGTCGCTCGGTGGTGGCGTCACCCGGCTCGTCTGCGCACGTGGTTCGCCGGTGTGCGCGAGGGCTGGGCCCACGACTGCGGTCCTGCGCGCAGGATGGGGTGGCTGACGGTCGGACGCATGACACTGGCGGGGAGGCCGCCGGTCGTCTGA
- the rdgB gene encoding RdgB/HAM1 family non-canonical purine NTP pyrophosphatase yields MTGTVVLATHNQGKVVELRGILGEALGGVELVGYDGPEPVEDGDTYAANALIKARAAVAHTGLPALADDSGIAVDALDGAPGIHSARYAGTRVDADNIALLLANLEGVVERTAAFVCAAAFVTPDGTEHVFEAVWNGEVLTEPVGDGGHGYDPVFHPDDAQGSAAQLTRDEKNALSHRSKAFRGIAPIVREWFATTEG; encoded by the coding sequence GTGACCGGGACGGTCGTGCTCGCGACGCACAACCAGGGCAAGGTCGTCGAGCTCCGCGGGATCCTCGGCGAGGCCCTCGGCGGCGTCGAACTCGTCGGTTACGACGGGCCGGAGCCGGTCGAGGACGGTGACACCTACGCGGCCAACGCGCTCATCAAGGCCAGGGCAGCGGTCGCGCACACCGGACTGCCGGCGCTCGCCGACGACTCCGGCATCGCGGTCGACGCGCTCGACGGTGCACCGGGGATCCACTCCGCCCGGTACGCCGGCACCCGCGTGGACGCCGACAACATCGCGTTGCTGCTGGCGAACCTCGAGGGCGTGGTGGAGCGGACCGCGGCGTTCGTCTGCGCCGCCGCGTTCGTCACCCCGGACGGCACCGAGCACGTGTTCGAGGCGGTGTGGAACGGCGAGGTCCTGACGGAGCCGGTCGGTGACGGCGGGCACGGGTACGACCCGGTGTTCCACCCGGACGACGCTCAGGGGTCGGCGGCGCAGCTGACCCGCGACGAGAAGAACGCCCTGAGCCACCGGTCGAAGGCGTTCCGCGGGATCGCGCCGATCGTGCGGGAGTGGTTCGCGACGACCGAGGGCTGA
- a CDS encoding ABC transporter permease translates to MTTASAPTAPTTAAPAASRGAVRRYRHALWLLTVRDLRVRYSTSALGYVWSILDPLVMSAIYWFVFTQVFHRGSVGEEPYIVFLLSALLPWMWFTGSVSDSTRAFIKESKLIRSTTIPRSIWVARVVASKGIEFLLSLPVLAVFVLATGARVHWEVLLYPLAIVLQCGLVYGLGLIVAPLVVFFRDLERAVKLVLRFLFYASPIIYGTQALPRTLHDVAALNPLSGIFGIYRSAFFPGQLDWFEVLVSVVVTVVVLGIGLVVFRRSEHRVLKEL, encoded by the coding sequence GTGACCACAGCGAGTGCGCCGACCGCGCCCACGACCGCAGCTCCGGCAGCGTCGAGGGGCGCGGTTCGTCGTTACCGCCACGCCCTGTGGCTCCTGACCGTCCGCGACCTGCGTGTCCGGTACTCGACGTCCGCACTCGGCTACGTCTGGTCGATCCTCGACCCGCTCGTGATGTCGGCCATCTACTGGTTCGTCTTCACGCAGGTGTTCCACCGCGGGTCGGTGGGTGAGGAACCGTACATCGTCTTCCTCCTCTCGGCGCTCCTGCCGTGGATGTGGTTCACGGGATCGGTGTCGGACTCGACGCGGGCGTTCATCAAGGAGTCGAAGCTCATCCGCTCGACGACGATCCCCCGCAGCATCTGGGTGGCCCGCGTCGTCGCATCGAAGGGCATCGAGTTCCTGCTGAGCCTGCCGGTGCTGGCCGTGTTCGTCCTGGCCACCGGGGCCCGCGTGCACTGGGAGGTCCTGCTCTACCCACTGGCCATCGTGCTGCAGTGCGGGCTCGTCTACGGGCTCGGGCTCATCGTCGCGCCGCTGGTCGTGTTCTTCCGCGACCTGGAGCGTGCGGTCAAGCTCGTGCTGCGGTTCCTGTTCTACGCATCGCCGATCATCTACGGCACGCAGGCACTCCCCCGCACCCTGCACGACGTCGCCGCACTGAACCCGCTCAGCGGGATCTTCGGGATCTACCGGTCGGCCTTCTTCCCCGGCCAGCTGGACTGGTTCGAGGTGCTCGTCTCCGTCGTCGTCACCGTGGTGGTCCTCGGCATCGGGCTCGTCGTCTTCCGGCGCAGCGAACACCGCGTCCTCAAGGAGCTCTGA
- a CDS encoding CDP-alcohol phosphatidyltransferase family protein, giving the protein MTHDTTGRGDARPGSIAELRAVAQPDEVRSRANAEHWTASLYLRDVSPYLTWVLLKTRVSANQVTGLMILVGWSVAAALLIPGIWGAALALVLGQLQMLVDCSDGEVARWRGTRSPAGVFLDKVGHYTTEGLIPIALGVRAATLPVHGGEWMWTTIGCALGLVIVLNKALNDMVHVARANAGLEKLVDRRDAGTVPSGRRLATLRRAARFLPFHRLYHSVELSMLAFVFAVVGIVVGHPLVDRVLVGALLPLAVLATAGHFLAIMASKRVRA; this is encoded by the coding sequence GTGACCCACGACACCACTGGCCGCGGCGACGCACGCCCCGGCTCCATCGCGGAACTCCGCGCCGTCGCACAGCCGGACGAGGTCCGGTCGCGCGCGAACGCCGAGCACTGGACCGCGTCGCTCTACCTGCGGGACGTCTCGCCGTACCTGACGTGGGTGCTGCTGAAGACCCGCGTCAGCGCGAACCAGGTCACCGGGCTCATGATCCTCGTCGGTTGGAGCGTCGCCGCGGCACTGCTCATCCCGGGGATCTGGGGTGCGGCGCTCGCGCTCGTCCTCGGCCAGCTGCAGATGCTCGTCGACTGCTCCGACGGCGAGGTCGCCCGGTGGCGCGGCACCCGCTCGCCCGCCGGCGTGTTCCTCGACAAGGTCGGGCACTACACGACCGAGGGGCTCATCCCGATCGCGCTCGGCGTCCGCGCAGCCACCCTCCCGGTGCACGGGGGCGAGTGGATGTGGACGACGATCGGCTGCGCACTCGGGCTCGTCATCGTGCTGAACAAGGCGCTCAACGACATGGTGCACGTCGCGCGGGCGAACGCCGGGCTCGAGAAGCTCGTCGACCGTCGGGACGCCGGGACGGTGCCGTCCGGCCGACGGCTTGCGACCCTGCGTCGCGCGGCGCGGTTCCTGCCGTTCCACCGCCTGTACCACTCGGTCGAGCTCTCCATGCTGGCGTTCGTCTTCGCCGTCGTCGGCATCGTGGTGGGCCACCCGCTGGTCGACCGCGTGCTCGTCGGCGCGCTGCTCCCGCTCGCCGTGCTCGCCACCGCAGGGCACTTCCTGGCGATCATGGCGTCGAAGCGGGTCCGCGCGTGA
- the murI gene encoding glutamate racemase, with translation MTDAPIGVFDSGVGGLTVARAIIDQLPRESIRYVGDTVHSPYGPKPIADVRRYALEVMDDLVEQGVKALVIACNTASSAVLRDARERYEQAYGIPVVEVIQPAARAAVKQTRTGRIGVIGTVGTIASRAYEDAFAVAADVTLSLAACPRFVEFVEAGDTSSPALRSVAAQYLEPIRAADVDTLVLGCTHYPLMSAAIQYVMGPDVTLVSSAEETANDVYRRLVEHGLERTVTEPPTYAFEATGEDRNGFIRLARRFLGPEVSSVGHLQTEAITLPRTAP, from the coding sequence GTGACGGATGCACCGATCGGAGTCTTCGACAGCGGCGTCGGCGGGCTCACGGTGGCCCGGGCGATCATCGACCAGCTGCCGCGCGAGAGCATCCGGTACGTGGGCGACACCGTGCACTCGCCCTACGGCCCGAAGCCGATCGCCGACGTGCGGCGGTACGCCCTCGAGGTCATGGACGACCTCGTCGAGCAGGGCGTGAAGGCGCTCGTCATCGCGTGCAACACGGCCTCCTCCGCGGTCCTCCGCGACGCCCGGGAGCGGTACGAGCAGGCGTACGGCATCCCCGTGGTCGAGGTCATCCAGCCCGCCGCCCGCGCCGCCGTCAAGCAGACCAGGACCGGGCGCATCGGTGTGATCGGCACGGTCGGGACGATCGCCTCGCGGGCGTACGAGGACGCGTTCGCCGTCGCCGCCGACGTCACGCTGTCGCTCGCCGCCTGCCCGCGGTTCGTCGAGTTCGTCGAGGCGGGGGACACCTCGTCGCCGGCCCTCCGCTCGGTCGCGGCGCAGTACCTCGAACCGATCCGGGCGGCCGACGTCGACACCCTCGTGCTCGGCTGCACGCACTACCCGCTCATGTCGGCGGCGATCCAGTACGTGATGGGGCCGGACGTCACGCTGGTCTCGAGCGCCGAGGAGACCGCCAACGACGTGTACCGCCGGCTCGTCGAGCACGGGCTCGAGCGGACCGTGACCGAACCGCCCACGTACGCGTTCGAGGCCACCGGCGAGGACCGCAACGGGTTCATCCGCCTGGCCCGACGGTTCCTCGGCCCGGAGGTGTCCAGCGTCGGCCACCTGCAGACCGAAGCCATCACGCTGCCCCGCACCGCGCCCTGA